One window of Paludibacter propionicigenes WB4 genomic DNA carries:
- a CDS encoding sensor histidine kinase: protein MANETINNQSKASFWGIHLSFWIVMFSLIVYLMALIVDGVYLFQRSLVLVTINVILFYACYFWIVPTYIQKKKIGKAAVLILLLILIIIVLRSIGDRLLMDKFNQEPLYDIPKRGRFILMFSGELTFAIFACLLKLAVGSYENKRKMAELEKLQLNTELQFLKSQMSPHFLFNSINNIYSLVLLKSDKAPEALMKLSELLRYSLYDCHDKVSLRQEIEAIESYIELFRLKYEEDLKLTFINDVEITDYQIEPLLYIPLLENALKYSGIGNNSDAFIQLELKVENNMLVFKISNSKGVRNKVQEASGIGMANIRKRLENIYPGKYVFEVYEDDTIFEVTLKIHLL from the coding sequence ATGGCAAACGAGACAATCAATAATCAGTCGAAAGCATCTTTTTGGGGCATACACTTGTCTTTTTGGATCGTTATGTTTAGCCTTATTGTTTATTTGATGGCATTAATTGTTGATGGTGTTTATCTTTTTCAGCGTTCGCTGGTGTTGGTTACAATTAATGTGATATTATTCTATGCTTGCTACTTTTGGATTGTACCAACCTATATCCAGAAGAAAAAAATAGGAAAAGCAGCGGTATTAATTCTGCTATTGATTTTAATTATCATAGTTCTGCGTTCAATAGGAGATAGGTTGTTGATGGATAAATTTAATCAGGAACCATTATACGACATCCCCAAACGAGGAAGATTTATTCTAATGTTTTCCGGCGAGCTGACTTTTGCCATATTTGCGTGTTTATTAAAACTGGCAGTAGGATCTTATGAAAATAAAAGGAAAATGGCCGAACTTGAAAAACTGCAACTGAACACTGAATTGCAGTTCTTGAAATCTCAAATGAGTCCGCATTTTCTGTTCAATTCCATCAATAATATTTATTCGCTCGTATTGCTCAAATCCGACAAAGCACCCGAAGCATTAATGAAACTTTCGGAACTCTTGCGTTATTCGCTTTATGATTGTCACGACAAAGTATCATTACGACAAGAAATCGAAGCCATTGAATCGTATATAGAACTTTTCAGGCTTAAATATGAAGAAGACCTTAAGCTTACATTTATAAACGATGTAGAAATTACCGATTACCAAATCGAGCCGTTGCTTTATATTCCATTACTGGAGAATGCCTTGAAATACTCAGGAATTGGAAATAATTCCGACGCTTTTATTCAATTGGAACTGAAGGTAGAGAATAATATGCTGGTTTTTAAAATCAGCAACAGTAAAGGTGTCCGGAATAAAGTACAGGAAGCAAGCGGTATAGGAATGGCTAACATACGGAAACGATTGGAAAACATATAT